A genomic region of Catalinimonas niigatensis contains the following coding sequences:
- a CDS encoding sensor histidine kinase — protein sequence MSRTSASEIAHKQQIEALQMEKQQLEEALLRLKRDKFALAEKLHLQEDILHINRSGLFEWKIGAEEFYLQFPWKKILGEHTEQGKNMGRLLEVILPAHRFRVKRMLWELVHAVREQHQLKVQMANANPSVQLLIKAALVYDENKKPLSISGTLLVLEEESFTDQTKDVSLLDDIAVAIIKTSFPEGKISYLNRQAIHLLDTLGSGSLDKSDMKEWMGEEQWQSFSEKLREDQYVEYWLFSPEEKKHWHINAQLSEQDIFLLILDVSEQEQTLQGLQKVNFDLDNFVYHASHDLRAPLRTVLGMLGILKSETNKEQRKRCVDLIEGSIRRLDALVIDLLSISRNNRTHNTLIRINFMVEVNQAVSSFYHVGNTKNLEITTKISQPVHFVADLTRVRIVLNNLISNAIKYRRYYLDRSFVDIRIWVDEKAAHIEIEDNGEGIPEDRLPFIYDMFYRASERSEGSGLGLYIVKDVLQKLEGTIEVDSTFDKGTTFTISIPNKYQ from the coding sequence ATGTCCCGAACCTCAGCATCAGAAATTGCCCATAAGCAGCAAATAGAGGCGTTGCAGATGGAAAAGCAACAACTTGAGGAAGCCTTGTTAAGGCTTAAAAGGGATAAATTTGCCTTGGCGGAAAAGCTGCATCTTCAGGAAGATATCCTGCATATCAACCGTTCCGGCTTGTTTGAATGGAAGATCGGGGCTGAGGAATTTTACCTGCAATTTCCCTGGAAAAAAATTCTTGGAGAACATACCGAACAAGGAAAAAACATGGGGCGCTTATTGGAAGTGATCCTTCCTGCACATCGCTTCAGGGTAAAGAGAATGCTTTGGGAGTTGGTCCATGCAGTACGGGAGCAACATCAGCTAAAAGTACAAATGGCAAATGCTAATCCCTCTGTTCAGTTGCTGATCAAAGCAGCACTGGTTTATGATGAGAATAAAAAGCCTTTAAGCATTTCAGGAACGTTACTGGTATTGGAAGAAGAATCTTTTACAGATCAGACAAAAGACGTAAGCCTGCTGGATGATATAGCGGTTGCTATTATAAAGACAAGTTTTCCGGAGGGTAAAATCAGCTATCTCAATCGTCAGGCTATCCATTTACTGGACACATTAGGCAGCGGCAGCCTGGATAAAAGTGACATGAAGGAGTGGATGGGAGAGGAGCAATGGCAAAGTTTCTCTGAAAAACTCAGAGAAGATCAATATGTTGAGTACTGGCTGTTCTCGCCGGAAGAGAAAAAACATTGGCATATCAACGCGCAACTCAGTGAGCAAGACATCTTCCTGTTAATACTGGATGTTAGTGAGCAGGAACAGACTTTGCAAGGGCTACAGAAGGTAAATTTTGATTTGGATAACTTTGTGTACCATGCTTCTCATGATTTGCGGGCTCCATTGCGCACGGTGCTGGGTATGCTGGGCATCCTGAAATCGGAAACCAACAAAGAGCAGCGTAAGCGTTGTGTGGATCTGATAGAGGGAAGCATCCGAAGACTGGACGCTCTGGTCATTGATCTGCTTAGCATTTCCAGGAATAACCGTACCCATAACACGCTGATCAGGATTAACTTCATGGTAGAAGTAAATCAGGCAGTATCCAGTTTTTATCACGTAGGCAATACCAAAAATCTGGAAATCACTACCAAGATCAGCCAGCCAGTACATTTTGTAGCCGACCTTACCCGGGTCAGGATCGTGTTGAATAACCTGATTTCCAATGCCATCAAATACCGCCGCTATTATCTGGACCGTTCTTTTGTAGATATCCGCATCTGGGTAGATGAAAAAGCTGCCCATATTGAAATAGAGGATAATGGAGAAGGTATTCCAGAAGACAGACTTCCCTTTATTTATGATATGTTCTACCGCGCATCCGAGCGCAGCGAGGGTTCGGGATTAGGCCTCTACATCGTGAAGGATGTACTCCAAAAGCTGGAAGGAACCATAGAGGTAGATTCTACCTTTGACAAGGGTACTACTTTCACCATCAGCATTCCAAACAAATACCAATAG
- a CDS encoding phosphoribosyltransferase family protein: MIAEPNTAPRIILNAEEIQQKIRRIAYEIYEHNFEDKQLILAGIVDRGFALAERIGHELNEISHFKYAQDSLRLVRIQLEKFTHQQCGVDLDCALEQLDGKRIILVDDVLNTGRTLAYSMRPFLERNIHKLEIAVLVNRSHSKFPVVANYTGYELATTLEEHIEVVLDGQSDAVYLK, translated from the coding sequence ATGATTGCAGAACCTAACACCGCACCGCGTATTATTCTGAATGCGGAAGAAATACAACAAAAGATCCGGCGTATAGCTTATGAGATTTACGAACATAATTTTGAGGATAAACAACTCATCCTGGCAGGGATTGTAGATCGGGGCTTTGCCCTGGCAGAACGCATTGGTCATGAACTTAATGAAATCAGTCATTTCAAATATGCGCAAGACAGCCTGCGTCTGGTCAGGATACAGTTAGAAAAGTTTACCCATCAGCAGTGTGGTGTAGATTTGGATTGTGCGCTGGAGCAACTGGATGGAAAACGCATTATTCTGGTGGATGATGTACTGAATACAGGGAGAACACTCGCTTATAGTATGCGGCCTTTTCTGGAAAGAAATATTCATAAACTGGAAATTGCTGTACTGGTCAACCGTAGCCATAGCAAGTTTCCTGTGGTAGCCAATTATACCGGTTATGAACTGGCTACTACTTTAGAAGAACATATTGAAGTAGTACTTGACGGACAATCAGACGCAGTTTACTTGAAATAA
- a CDS encoding GIY-YIG nuclease family protein yields the protein MTTNPAKTVLYVGMTNDLYRRMIEHYENRGKQKTFAGKYYCYKLIYYERFSSVKDAIDREKELKGWRREKKIALIEQLNSHWSFLNENLKGD from the coding sequence ATCACTACCAACCCAGCAAAAACAGTCCTCTATGTAGGCATGACTAATGATTTATACCGGCGTATGATTGAGCACTATGAAAATCGTGGAAAGCAAAAAACATTTGCCGGAAAATACTATTGCTATAAACTGATTTACTATGAACGCTTTTCTTCTGTAAAGGATGCTATTGACCGCGAAAAAGAATTGAAAGGCTGGCGACGCGAAAAAAAAATTGCACTTATTGAGCAGCTTAACTCTCATTGGTCTTTTTTAAATGAAAATCTAAAAGGTGACTAG
- a CDS encoding Lrp/AsnC family transcriptional regulator has product MTTSPKLDKVDKKILEILQRNAKITNAQLSKEIGLSPAPTLERVKKLEQSGVIDSYHAKLNTSKIGLGISTFVQIKLTGHDKESIRTFISAINKIDEVIECHHVTGSSDFILRVIAKDIASYQQLMLDKVNEVPVVDSLQSLVILSTFKDSKALPIPEEEKVKV; this is encoded by the coding sequence ATGACAACAAGTCCGAAGTTAGATAAGGTGGATAAGAAAATCCTGGAGATATTACAGCGGAATGCTAAGATCACCAATGCCCAACTTTCCAAAGAAATAGGTTTGTCTCCGGCACCTACGCTGGAGCGTGTAAAAAAACTAGAGCAATCGGGAGTAATTGATAGCTATCATGCTAAATTAAATACCTCTAAAATAGGGTTAGGCATCAGCACTTTTGTGCAGATCAAACTCACGGGACATGACAAAGAGAGTATACGCACCTTTATCAGTGCGATTAATAAAATTGATGAAGTCATAGAGTGTCATCATGTGACAGGCTCCAGCGATTTCATTCTGCGGGTCATTGCCAAAGATATTGCTTCTTATCAGCAGCTGATGCTGGACAAAGTCAACGAAGTTCCTGTAGTGGATAGCTTACAGTCGCTGGTGATCTTGTCTACCTTCAAAGACAGCAAGGCCTTGCCCATCCCTGAAGAGGAAAAGGTGAAAGTATAG
- a CDS encoding PKD domain-containing protein: MQLVEDEGRFYGFVQTTSGALFRLAFGNTISSSFSYDVIALSGELFYPLKLIPFNGDWRLITADIAVSGRRLYLGTFSSDCILPERSVSGKSAIVSYQQDGTYELTLKIIAQDGSISSKTKEINVLPTEAPQLEVNTPIAYCQASNIAFGANADKSITNWLWSFGDSNTATGQEVSHQYAIPGTYPITLEVESADGCGQRVTKDITIYEPPEPKFGVAQEVICTNGEIAFQNLTDTQGADELISYAWDFNGEGNSTEPNPSFTFTTGGSKTVSLTASIPGCSNTYDTTFTVEAGPVVNFTTPPQICQGDEVTFENLTTGEGITGYQWTFGDGGTYTSETLESPNYVFDSAGTYIAMLEVNNASGCANTLSKTITIYARPQAAFTADIACAGAPTQFADESTTGINSNVIAWNWNFGDGQGSSQVRNPQYTYALPGTYEASLIVLTSAGCSDTLMQEIIVESAVQANFSAEPLCPDQDSYRVQFTDLSSVNDGEEITEWLWTINGENFVTAEPAYSFDAPGSYQVSLTVFSETACNASVTKNITVEAPPTADFSFALNCAGEPMRFSNESEAGGVAISQYIWDFGGQGLSYEENPDFVFDAAGSYEVSLTLETVQGCRYSISKEITVPATPQAAFDADVIYGGAPLTVNFTNSSTAGLSYLWDFGGAGESTEENPAYTFTEPGTYKVSLQVEDTLGCSDTFSKEIRVVMPVTDLQLQRVSLLSEEGEPDIRLLLTVRNGGTLSMSGFDITLTLDQVLTIHQTFEGTIGPGETINYPLDFSISTQLNQEIDLRYICATLEEKAEDINISNNRSCASLNDDFSVIAPYPNPSGDVFKIDMVLPRQEVVFVRLLSIGGELLQNLSFDNTKAGLNTFTIDVSAMVPGNYILQVEYQEHRQTHRLMVSP; the protein is encoded by the coding sequence GTGCAGTTGGTAGAAGATGAAGGTAGATTTTACGGATTTGTCCAAACAACAAGTGGGGCACTTTTTAGATTAGCCTTTGGTAATACTATTTCCTCCTCCTTCAGTTATGACGTAATCGCACTTTCAGGAGAACTCTTTTATCCTTTAAAGTTGATTCCCTTTAATGGAGATTGGCGTTTAATTACAGCAGACATCGCTGTTTCAGGCAGAAGGCTTTATTTAGGCACATTTAGCTCAGATTGTATTTTACCCGAAAGAAGCGTTAGTGGAAAAAGCGCTATTGTTTCGTATCAGCAAGATGGAACTTACGAATTAACTTTAAAAATTATAGCTCAGGACGGTAGCATAAGTTCTAAGACAAAAGAAATAAACGTATTGCCTACCGAAGCGCCACAACTAGAAGTAAATACACCCATTGCATATTGTCAGGCTTCTAACATAGCATTTGGTGCAAATGCGGATAAGTCAATAACAAACTGGCTCTGGTCCTTTGGCGATAGCAATACCGCCACAGGCCAGGAAGTCTCTCATCAATATGCTATCCCTGGCACTTATCCTATCACCTTAGAAGTAGAATCTGCCGATGGGTGTGGGCAGCGGGTCACCAAAGATATCACCATTTATGAGCCGCCGGAGCCTAAGTTTGGAGTGGCTCAGGAGGTGATCTGTACCAATGGTGAAATTGCCTTTCAGAACCTTACGGATACCCAAGGGGCGGATGAGCTTATCAGCTATGCCTGGGATTTCAATGGGGAAGGGAACTCTACCGAGCCTAATCCTTCTTTTACCTTCACTACGGGAGGAAGCAAGACGGTGAGCCTGACCGCTAGCATTCCGGGCTGCTCCAATACCTATGATACTACTTTTACGGTAGAAGCCGGGCCGGTGGTCAACTTCACTACCCCTCCCCAGATCTGTCAGGGTGATGAGGTTACTTTTGAGAACCTGACTACTGGCGAGGGTATCACCGGCTATCAATGGACTTTTGGGGATGGAGGTACTTATACATCTGAGACTTTGGAGAGCCCCAACTATGTCTTTGATTCAGCCGGTACCTACATTGCCATGCTGGAGGTTAACAATGCAAGCGGCTGTGCCAATACGTTGAGCAAAACGATTACGATTTATGCCCGCCCGCAGGCAGCTTTTACCGCTGATATTGCCTGTGCCGGAGCACCTACCCAGTTTGCCGATGAGAGTACCACCGGTATCAATTCCAATGTCATCGCCTGGAACTGGAATTTTGGCGATGGACAGGGCAGCTCACAGGTCAGGAATCCGCAGTATACCTATGCACTGCCAGGCACCTATGAGGCCAGCCTGATTGTACTCACCAGTGCCGGCTGTAGCGATACTTTGATGCAGGAAATTATCGTAGAGTCGGCGGTACAGGCAAATTTTAGTGCCGAGCCGCTTTGCCCGGATCAGGATAGCTATAGGGTGCAGTTCACGGATCTGTCTTCTGTCAATGATGGAGAGGAAATTACCGAGTGGCTATGGACGATCAACGGAGAGAACTTCGTAACTGCTGAACCTGCTTACAGCTTTGACGCTCCCGGTAGCTATCAGGTATCGCTGACGGTCTTTTCAGAAACCGCCTGCAATGCTTCGGTGACCAAAAACATCACCGTAGAAGCTCCGCCCACAGCGGATTTTAGCTTTGCCCTCAACTGTGCGGGAGAACCGATGCGCTTTAGCAACGAAAGTGAGGCCGGAGGAGTAGCCATCAGTCAGTACATCTGGGATTTTGGTGGGCAGGGCCTGAGCTACGAAGAAAACCCCGACTTTGTCTTTGACGCCGCAGGAAGTTATGAAGTCAGTCTGACATTAGAGACAGTTCAGGGCTGCCGATACAGTATCAGCAAAGAAATCACAGTGCCTGCCACGCCACAGGCAGCCTTTGATGCGGACGTCATCTACGGCGGAGCTCCGCTGACGGTGAATTTTACCAACAGCAGTACCGCAGGCCTAAGCTACCTCTGGGACTTTGGCGGGGCAGGAGAGAGCACGGAAGAAAATCCTGCTTATACCTTTACTGAGCCGGGCACCTATAAGGTGAGTCTGCAGGTGGAAGATACTCTGGGCTGTAGTGATACTTTCAGTAAAGAGATCAGGGTCGTAATGCCGGTCACCGATCTACAGTTGCAGCGGGTGAGCCTGCTTTCGGAAGAAGGTGAGCCTGATATCAGGCTGCTGCTTACCGTCCGTAACGGGGGTACGTTGAGCATGAGTGGTTTTGATATTACCCTTACCCTGGATCAGGTACTGACCATCCACCAAACTTTTGAGGGTACAATCGGGCCGGGAGAGACCATCAACTATCCATTGGACTTTAGCATATCCACCCAACTCAATCAGGAGATAGACCTTCGCTACATCTGTGCTACGCTCGAGGAGAAAGCCGAAGATATCAATATCTCTAATAACCGCTCCTGTGCCAGTCTGAATGACGACTTTAGTGTGATTGCGCCTTATCCCAATCCGTCGGGAGATGTTTTTAAGATAGATATGGTACTGCCCAGGCAGGAAGTGGTATTCGTTCGCTTATTAAGTATAGGGGGAGAACTTTTACAAAACCTCAGTTTTGACAATACCAAAGCGGGCCTTAATACGTTTACCATAGATGTGTCTGCGATGGTTCCCGGTAATTATATCTTGCAGGTGGAGTATCAGGAGCACAGACAGACGCATCGCCTGATGGTAAGTCCTTAG
- a CDS encoding glycosyltransferase, with product MNILFVSYWGINEGLTVATVDPHLEVLSGFKHVNKIILTTIEREDKPVRKLNILKVRHISIYSGTSFIDKYRDYTSVPNKLLQLCEEHAVDTIICRGAPAGALGYLVWKKTNIPFYVESFEPHAEYMRESGVWKRWDLRYLLSRYWEEKQKQHAKGLMPVAKNYRKKLISEGVPEDKIMVLPCTVDVDKFKFDQEKRKEVREKLIIKDQTIVGIYVGKYGGMYMDQEAFNLYRQAFDYWHEFYLIILSPEEHHLHIEARVREFKLPSEKVYVQQADHFEIPAYLSSADFAFATYNPGKSKAYLSPIKIGEYWASGLPVVLTKGVGDDAEIITKEHIGVLISNEHLGISCIELEALSNILNNPLLRKQIPVHAKKYRSRKIIGEVYSYFLEVSILFYVILLN from the coding sequence ATGAATATCCTCTTTGTCAGTTACTGGGGTATCAATGAGGGGCTGACTGTCGCCACAGTAGATCCTCATCTGGAGGTACTCAGTGGCTTTAAACATGTTAACAAGATCATACTTACCACCATTGAGAGAGAGGACAAACCAGTAAGAAAACTCAATATTCTCAAGGTACGGCATATATCTATATACTCTGGAACCTCCTTTATTGATAAATATCGAGACTATACCTCTGTTCCAAATAAACTACTTCAATTATGTGAGGAGCATGCTGTCGATACGATTATCTGTCGTGGTGCACCTGCCGGGGCTTTAGGCTATCTTGTCTGGAAGAAAACAAACATCCCCTTTTATGTAGAATCTTTCGAGCCTCATGCAGAGTATATGCGTGAGTCAGGCGTTTGGAAAAGATGGGATTTACGCTATTTGCTTTCCCGCTACTGGGAGGAGAAGCAGAAACAACATGCGAAAGGCCTCATGCCGGTGGCAAAAAACTATCGGAAAAAGCTAATCAGTGAAGGTGTGCCAGAGGATAAAATTATGGTATTACCCTGTACGGTGGATGTTGACAAATTCAAGTTTGATCAGGAAAAACGAAAAGAAGTAAGAGAAAAGTTAATTATTAAAGATCAAACGATTGTTGGTATATATGTGGGGAAGTATGGTGGAATGTATATGGATCAAGAAGCTTTTAATTTATACAGGCAGGCATTTGATTATTGGCATGAATTTTACCTGATCATTTTAAGCCCTGAGGAGCATCATCTACATATAGAGGCAAGAGTACGAGAGTTTAAATTACCAAGTGAGAAAGTATATGTTCAGCAAGCTGATCACTTTGAAATACCTGCATATTTGTCATCGGCAGATTTTGCTTTTGCTACTTATAATCCAGGGAAAAGTAAAGCGTATCTATCTCCTATAAAAATAGGTGAATACTGGGCTAGTGGATTGCCGGTTGTGCTAACTAAGGGAGTTGGAGATGATGCTGAAATAATTACAAAGGAGCATATAGGCGTGCTGATTTCTAATGAACATCTCGGTATCTCATGTATTGAACTTGAAGCTTTATCAAATATTTTGAATAATCCATTATTAAGGAAGCAAATTCCTGTACATGCGAAGAAGTACAGGAGTAGAAAAATTATAGGAGAGGTATATTCGTACTTTCTAGAGGTAAGTATCCTTTTTTACGTTATTCTGTTGAATTAA
- a CDS encoding glycosyltransferase family 2 protein, producing the protein MNKPLVSIIMPAFNASSYLEDAINSVTKQTYTHWELIIVNDGSIDDTEEKVKAIEDSRIRYFSQSNQGVSAARNKALANMRGDFFCFLDADDVFPKESLEVRISAFREDPKLDFVDGQVLIVNNSLNKIIRIKTHSFIGNPFQALINLDERCFTGLTWMIKRKKNQIYQFREGLTHGEDLLFYIALSRNGGNYDAVNEPVLMYRQGHVSAMRNLKGLESGYIELYQVLERGFQLNEKQLLLLKNKLRTIMWKSYLADLSPWKAFQSYLRFIKL; encoded by the coding sequence ATGAATAAGCCACTAGTTAGCATTATTATGCCGGCTTTTAATGCATCTTCTTACCTAGAAGATGCAATCAACTCTGTGACTAAACAAACTTACACGCACTGGGAACTAATAATAGTCAACGATGGAAGTATAGATGATACAGAGGAAAAGGTAAAAGCCATAGAAGACTCTAGGATTAGGTACTTTAGTCAGTCTAATCAGGGAGTAAGTGCAGCCAGGAATAAGGCATTGGCTAATATGCGAGGAGATTTTTTTTGTTTTCTGGATGCAGATGATGTTTTTCCTAAAGAGAGTTTAGAAGTAAGGATATCTGCATTTAGAGAAGATCCAAAGCTAGATTTTGTAGATGGTCAAGTATTGATTGTAAACAATTCGTTAAATAAAATCATCAGAATAAAGACGCATTCATTTATTGGAAACCCCTTCCAAGCTTTGATCAATCTGGACGAACGCTGTTTTACCGGTTTAACCTGGATGATTAAGAGAAAGAAAAATCAAATTTATCAGTTCAGGGAAGGTCTGACTCACGGAGAGGATCTTTTATTCTACATCGCTCTCAGTAGGAACGGGGGCAATTATGACGCTGTTAATGAGCCAGTGTTAATGTATAGACAAGGTCATGTGTCCGCTATGCGTAATCTGAAAGGACTTGAATCAGGCTACATTGAACTTTATCAGGTTTTAGAAAGAGGATTTCAATTAAATGAAAAACAGCTACTACTTTTGAAGAATAAGTTACGCACTATTATGTGGAAATCTTACCTGGCGGATTTATCTCCCTGGAAGGCTTTTCAAAGTTACCTTAGATTTATCAAGTTATGA
- a CDS encoding sulfotransferase domain-containing protein, which yields MLYRSKKFLENKLIEIQLSLAMRHKEFNPENAILIFSDPRGGSTWLAQLIQHIPNTAVVWEPLHLKEGSYFKHLNFGWRQHIPKDANWSEARQAFSELFQGKHLNAYSTFLSAIKDYRNADYLIFKFCRGNALLPWLVDQFSFKYLPVYLIRHPFAVAASQIKQGGWSSDYQGFKMPDVPFNEIYLEHKSFLSSLRTKEESLVATWCISNMHALNNDNNNQEWICIYYENLLLDPEKELKRIFQLWNMHIPEGILSAVRKPSKTTISDSNVKNLSSQLSSWQVFFDQDTIDKLQRILDYFEITHYSKETMPLL from the coding sequence ATGTTATATCGCAGCAAAAAATTTCTGGAAAATAAACTGATAGAAATTCAACTCTCGTTGGCAATGCGTCATAAAGAGTTTAATCCTGAAAATGCTATCCTTATTTTCTCAGATCCCAGAGGAGGTAGTACCTGGTTAGCTCAATTAATTCAACATATACCGAATACCGCTGTAGTTTGGGAGCCATTGCATCTTAAAGAAGGTAGTTATTTTAAACATTTAAATTTTGGTTGGAGACAGCATATACCTAAAGACGCAAATTGGTCCGAGGCTAGACAAGCTTTCTCCGAATTGTTTCAGGGAAAACATTTAAATGCTTACTCAACTTTCCTATCAGCTATCAAAGATTATAGAAATGCTGATTACTTAATTTTTAAATTTTGTAGAGGTAATGCTTTACTTCCATGGTTGGTTGATCAATTTTCTTTCAAATACTTGCCTGTATATCTTATCAGGCATCCATTTGCTGTGGCAGCCTCTCAGATAAAGCAGGGGGGCTGGTCATCTGATTATCAAGGTTTTAAAATGCCTGATGTTCCATTTAATGAGATTTACCTAGAGCATAAAAGTTTCTTGTCATCGTTAAGAACAAAGGAAGAAAGCCTGGTAGCTACCTGGTGTATCTCTAATATGCATGCGCTCAACAATGATAATAATAATCAAGAGTGGATTTGTATTTATTACGAAAATTTACTTTTAGACCCGGAAAAAGAGTTGAAAAGAATATTTCAACTTTGGAACATGCATATTCCAGAAGGTATTTTAAGCGCAGTAAGAAAACCAAGTAAAACCACGATTAGTGATAGTAACGTAAAGAACCTTAGTTCCCAACTTAGTAGCTGGCAAGTTTTCTTTGATCAGGATACTATTGATAAGTTACAGAGGATACTAGATTATTTTGAAATTACCCACTATTCTAAGGAGACAATGCCCCTCTTATGA
- a CDS encoding glycosyltransferase yields the protein MKFTGKKILLISPEPWGQNFVSKHHYAVALAYQGNSVFFLNPPSSSYELQATQYENLYVVDYPRFLKGLRYLPEAIIKKIIRQKYEKLQQLTGCIFDIVWSFDNSVFYDFSALPEPVLKISHIVDLNQDFQTDKAARTVDICFCTTDFIMNKLLRFNANTFKIHHGTAFQNSYPKNNVSLPGNNKIKALYVGNLALKYIDWSLIELIIDKHPNVDFIFIGPKGKSNLSKSDLDWDNLTVESYPNVFFTGSVPHNEVSHYLQKSDVLLLAYKADAYLKQLANPHKLMEYFASGKIIVSTYTDEYKDKGHLLAMCSRNEDYPDLFEEVISKIDHYNNELLQKERIEFAYENTYEKQLKRIESHIKDVISQQKISGK from the coding sequence ATGAAGTTTACAGGTAAAAAAATATTATTAATCTCGCCCGAACCATGGGGGCAAAACTTTGTTTCTAAGCATCATTACGCTGTTGCTTTGGCGTACCAAGGAAATTCAGTATTTTTTCTAAATCCACCTTCTTCATCTTATGAACTACAAGCTACTCAATACGAAAATTTATACGTCGTTGACTACCCACGATTTCTGAAAGGATTACGTTATCTACCTGAAGCAATCATAAAAAAAATCATTCGGCAGAAGTATGAAAAACTTCAGCAACTTACCGGGTGTATATTTGATATAGTGTGGTCATTTGACAACTCGGTATTTTATGATTTTAGTGCGTTGCCAGAACCCGTGCTAAAAATAAGTCATATTGTAGACTTAAATCAGGACTTTCAGACGGATAAAGCTGCCCGAACTGTAGATATTTGTTTTTGCACTACTGATTTTATTATGAATAAACTACTACGGTTCAATGCTAATACTTTTAAAATTCATCATGGTACTGCTTTCCAGAATAGTTATCCTAAAAATAATGTGTCGTTACCCGGTAATAACAAAATCAAGGCTTTGTATGTAGGTAACCTTGCTTTAAAGTATATTGATTGGAGCCTTATTGAACTAATAATTGATAAGCACCCTAATGTTGATTTTATTTTTATAGGTCCGAAAGGAAAAAGTAATCTTAGTAAATCAGATTTAGATTGGGATAATTTAACTGTTGAATCTTACCCAAATGTTTTCTTTACTGGTTCAGTCCCTCATAATGAAGTATCGCATTATTTGCAAAAATCTGATGTATTATTATTAGCTTATAAAGCCGATGCTTACCTCAAGCAACTTGCTAATCCTCACAAATTGATGGAATATTTCGCTTCAGGTAAGATAATAGTATCTACTTATACTGATGAGTACAAAGATAAGGGGCATTTATTAGCTATGTGTAGCCGTAATGAAGATTATCCAGACTTATTTGAAGAAGTAATATCAAAAATTGATCATTATAATAATGAGTTATTACAAAAGGAAAGAATAGAATTTGCTTATGAAAATACCTACGAGAAGCAGTTAAAGAGAATAGAATCTCATATTAAAGATGTTATATCGCAGCAAAAAATTTCTGGAAAATAA
- a CDS encoding glycosyltransferase family protein, translating into MKVLQVVDPLQSNQHIHLLTSHLKKYVSITQSVEMFFQNKEDYVIIHIHWPEELFYWKLPNAENYNLIKKRLTQWKRRAKIVYTFHNDQSHELQNYWCSSIYQAVYDAADVIIHLGDHSYNNEIGKSPDKQHVVIPRGLYEVDNKLDNQEQARELLGLMPESFTVLVFGKIRSQRERDFIWKTFKKISKKNKFLLVPRWYGGTYPSWKISPLKRIQAILLDHRADKHPNTFLGRGAVAEEDIEKYFKASDIILLPRENHLNSGVLFMAYSYGKQVVAYDKAGNIGGVINEGSKYCFHNYKSYEAAYIINNLHDSDFKVIPNTDYFMTWEEIGRKTYSLYQSILQDEVYR; encoded by the coding sequence ATGAAGGTATTGCAAGTAGTAGATCCTCTTCAGTCCAATCAACATATTCACTTGCTAACTAGCCACCTGAAGAAATATGTATCAATTACTCAGTCAGTTGAAATGTTTTTTCAAAACAAAGAAGATTACGTTATAATTCATATCCACTGGCCAGAAGAATTGTTTTATTGGAAATTACCAAATGCAGAAAATTATAATTTAATAAAAAAGCGACTGACTCAATGGAAACGTAGAGCAAAAATTGTATACACGTTCCATAATGATCAGTCACATGAACTACAAAATTATTGGTGTAGTAGTATTTACCAAGCAGTTTACGATGCTGCCGATGTTATTATTCACTTAGGAGATCATTCTTATAATAATGAAATTGGTAAATCCCCTGATAAGCAGCACGTAGTGATACCTCGTGGTCTTTATGAAGTAGATAATAAGCTAGATAACCAAGAACAAGCTAGAGAATTGCTTGGCCTCATGCCAGAAAGCTTTACCGTTTTAGTATTTGGTAAAATTAGAAGTCAGCGAGAGAGAGATTTTATCTGGAAGACTTTTAAAAAGATCAGCAAAAAAAATAAATTTCTCTTAGTGCCAAGGTGGTATGGAGGAACCTATCCGTCATGGAAAATATCACCGCTGAAAAGAATTCAGGCAATCTTGCTTGATCACAGAGCAGACAAACATCCTAATACTTTCTTGGGAAGAGGAGCTGTTGCTGAAGAAGACATTGAGAAATACTTTAAGGCAAGCGATATAATACTGCTACCTAGAGAAAATCATTTGAATTCAGGTGTGCTATTTATGGCCTATTCTTACGGTAAACAGGTAGTCGCTTATGATAAGGCTGGTAATATCGGAGGTGTCATAAATGAGGGCAGCAAATATTGTTTTCATAATTATAAATCTTATGAAGCAGCTTACATTATCAACAATTTACATGATAGTGACTTCAAAGTAATACCTAACACCGATTATTTTATGACTTGGGAAGAGATAGGAAGAAAAACATACAGTTTATACCAAAGTATACTTCAAGATGAAGTTTACAGGTAA